A genomic segment from Nicotiana tabacum cultivar K326 chromosome 7, ASM71507v2, whole genome shotgun sequence encodes:
- the LOC107793790 gene encoding uncharacterized protein C24B11.05 isoform X2: MDSYSNSSRDSSSPFDSIVFDLDDTLYSSKTGIGQALKKNIDDFLVEKCGFPESKASALRVELFKTYGSSLAGLRALGYDIDADDYHSYVHGRLPYELIKPDAQLRSILRSINQRKIIFTNSDRIHAIKALDRLGIKDCFEQIICFETMNCNLSKATRPNEIPVILKPSMEAMNIAIEAAQVEPCRTLFLDDNVRNIAAGKAVGLRTVLIGKVEEKQSDRNSTLM; this comes from the exons ATGGATTCATATTCCAATTCTTCTCGTGATTCTTCTTCCCCTTTTGATTCTATTGTTTTTG atttggaTGATACTCTGTACTCGTCCAAGACTGGAATTGGCCAAGCATTGAAGAAGAACATTGACG ATTTTCTGGTGGAGAAATGTGGTTTTCCGGAGTCGAAAGCATCGGCTTTGCGTGTTGAGCTTTTCAAAACTTACGGCAGCTCTCTCGCCGGTTTACGA GCGTTAGGCTATGATATTGATGCTGATGATTATCACAG CTATGTGCACGGAAGATTGCCGTATGAATTGATTAAACCGGATGCTCAATTAAGAAGCATCTTGCGTAGTATTAATCAAAGGAAAATT ATTTTCACCAACTCGGATCGAATTCATGCAATAAAGGCACTGGATCGTCTAGGAATCAAGGATTGTTTTGAACAAATTATTTGTTTCGAAACAATGAATTGTAACCTCTCCAAGGCAACGCGGCCAAATGAGATTCCGGTGATATTGAAGCCTTCAATGGAGGCAATGAATATCGCCATTGAAGCTGCTCAGGTCGAGCCTTGTCGCACG CTCTTCCTTGATGATAATGTTCGGAACATAGCTGCTGGGAAAGCTGTGGGGCTCCGAACAGTTTTG ATTGGAAAGGTTGAAGAGAAACAGAGTGATAGAAACTCTACACTTATGTGA